In the genome of Notamacropus eugenii isolate mMacEug1 chromosome 5, mMacEug1.pri_v2, whole genome shotgun sequence, one region contains:
- the ZBTB44 gene encoding zinc finger and BTB domain-containing protein 44 isoform X3 yields MGVKTFTHSSPSHSQEMLGKLNMLRNDGHFCDITIRVQDKIFRAHKVVLAACSDFFRTKLVGQAEDDSKNVLDLHHVTVTGFIPLLEYAYTATLSINTENIIDVLAAASYMQMFSVASTCSEFMKSSILWNTPNNQQEKGLDAGQENSSNCNFTSRDGSLSPVSSECSVVERTIPVSRESRRKRKSYIVMSPESPLKGSTQTSSPQVLNSSASYSEPRNQPVDSSLAFPWTFPFGIDRRLQSEKVKQVENPRTLELPGPSEAARRMTDYVTCESTKANLPLVTEEDVRVKVERLSDEEVHEEVSQPVSASQSSLSDQQTVPGSEQVQEDLLISPQSSSIGSVDEGVTEGLPTLQSTSGTNTHADDEDRTERPSPNGPDRPFQCPTCGVRFTRIQNLKQHMLIHSGIKPFQCDRCGKKFTRAYSLKMHRLKHEGKRCFRCQICSATFTSFGEYKHHMRVSRHIIRKPRIYECKTCGAMFTNSGNLIVHLRSLNHEASELANYFQSSDFLVPDYLNQEQEETLVQYELGEHSFESNSSVQMPVISQVSSTQNCESTFPLGSLGGLTEKEEEVPEQPKTSASTETIRDDPPKLELSSITIE; encoded by the exons atgggTGTGAAAACATTTACTCATAGTTCCCCTTCCCACAGCCAGGAGATGCTTGGAAAGCTAAATATGCTTCGAAATGATGGACATTTCTGTGATATCACTATTCGTGTCCAGGACAAAATCTTTCGGGCACACAAGGTGGTACTGGCAGCTTGCAGTGATTTCTTTCGCACCAAACTTGTTGGCCAAGCAGAGGATGACAGCAAGAATGTATTGGATTTGCATCATGTGACAGTCACTGGATTTATACCCCTTTTGGAGTATGCTTACACAGCAACTCTGTCAATTAATACAGAAAATATTATTGATGTCCTGGCTGCAGCCAGCTATATGCAAATGTTTAGTGTTGCCAGCACCTGCTCAGAGTTCATGAAATCAAGCATTTTATGGAATACACCCAACAACCAACAAGAAAAGGGACTAGATGCTGGGCAAGAAAACAGTTCTAACTGCAATTTTACCTCTCGAGATGGTAGTCTTTCTCCAGTGTCTTCAGAATGCAGTGTGGTAGAAAGGACCATTCCTGTCTCCCGAGAGTCCCGGAGAAAGCGTAAAAGCTACATAGTTATGTCTCCTGAAAGTCCACTTAAGGGTAGCACACAGACAAGTTCTCCCCAAGTGCTAAATTCTTCAGCTTCCTATTCAGAGCCTAGAAACCAACCCGTTGACTCTTCCTTAGCTTTTCCCTGGACTTTTCCATTTGGAATTGATCGAAGGCTTCAGTCAGAGAAGGTTAAGCAGGTAGAAAATCCCAGGACCTTAGAACTACCAGGCCCATCTGAGGCAGCTAGAAGAATGACTGATTATGTGACATGTGAGAGCACAAAGGCTAATTTGCCTCTGGTTACTGAAGAGGATGTACGGGTCAAAgtggaaaggttaagtgatgaGGAAGTTCATGAGGAAGTGTCCCAGCCTGTCAGTGCATCTCAGAGTTCCCTGAGTGATCAGCAGACAGTGCCAGGAAGTGAGCAAGTTCAGGAGGATCTTCTAATTAGTCCCCAGTCGTCTTCTATAG gcTCAGTGGATGAAGGAGTCACTGAAGGACTACCAACACTTCAAAGTACCTCTGGCACTAATACTCATGCAGATGATGAAGATCG CACAGAGCGACCAAGTCCAAATGGTCCAGATAGGCCTTTTCAGTGTCCAACTTGTGGGGTCCGATTCACCCGCATTCAGAACCTTAAGCAGCACATGCTCATCCACTCAG GCATTAAACCATTTCAGTGTGACCGCTGTGGGAAAAAGTTCACCCGGGCTTACTCGTTAAAGATGCATCGCCTAAAGCACGAAGGTAAACGCTGTTTCCGGTGCCAGATATGTAGTGCCACTTTCACTTCCTTCGGGGAATATAAACACCACATGCGGGTTTCTCGGCACATTATCCGCAAGCCTCGGATTTACGAGTGCAAAACTTGTGGCGCCATGTTCACCAACTCTGGAAATTTAATCGTTCACCTGAGGAGTCTGAACCATGAAGCGTCAGAGCTAGCAAACTACTTCCAGAGCAG TGATTTCCTAGTACCGGACTACTTAAACCAGGAGCAAGAGGAGACCCTTGTTCAGTACGAGCTTGGAGAACACAGTTTTGAAAGCAATTCGTCTGTCCAAATGCCTGTCATTTCACAGGTCTCGTCAACTCAGAATTGTGAAAGCACTTTTCCCTTGGGGTCTCTTGGTGGTCTgacagaaaaggaggaagaagtgcCAGAGCAGCCAAAGACCAGTGCCAGTACTGAGACAATTAGAGATGACCCCCCAAAATTGGAACTATCTTCTATTACTATTGAATAA
- the ZBTB44 gene encoding zinc finger and BTB domain-containing protein 44 isoform X1 yields the protein MGVKTFTHSSPSHSQEMLGKLNMLRNDGHFCDITIRVQDKIFRAHKVVLAACSDFFRTKLVGQAEDDSKNVLDLHHVTVTGFIPLLEYAYTATLSINTENIIDVLAAASYMQMFSVASTCSEFMKSSILWNTPNNQQEKGLDAGQENSSNCNFTSRDGSLSPVSSECSVVERTIPVSRESRRKRKSYIVMSPESPLKGSTQTSSPQVLNSSASYSEPRNQPVDSSLAFPWTFPFGIDRRLQSEKVKQVENPRTLELPGPSEAARRMTDYVTCESTKANLPLVTEEDVRVKVERLSDEEVHEEVSQPVSASQSSLSDQQTVPGSEQVQEDLLISPQSSSIGSVDEGVTEGLPTLQSTSGTNTHADDEDRLENVQYPYQLYIAPSTSSTERPSPNGPDRPFQCPTCGVRFTRIQNLKQHMLIHSGIKPFQCDRCGKKFTRAYSLKMHRLKHEGKRCFRCQICSATFTSFGEYKHHMRVSRHIIRKPRIYECKTCGAMFTNSGNLIVHLRSLNHEASELANYFQSSDFLVPDYLNQEQEETLVQYELGEHSFESNSSVQMPVISQVSSTQNCESTFPLGSLGGLTEKEEEVPEQPKTSASTETIRDDPPKLELSSITIE from the exons atgggTGTGAAAACATTTACTCATAGTTCCCCTTCCCACAGCCAGGAGATGCTTGGAAAGCTAAATATGCTTCGAAATGATGGACATTTCTGTGATATCACTATTCGTGTCCAGGACAAAATCTTTCGGGCACACAAGGTGGTACTGGCAGCTTGCAGTGATTTCTTTCGCACCAAACTTGTTGGCCAAGCAGAGGATGACAGCAAGAATGTATTGGATTTGCATCATGTGACAGTCACTGGATTTATACCCCTTTTGGAGTATGCTTACACAGCAACTCTGTCAATTAATACAGAAAATATTATTGATGTCCTGGCTGCAGCCAGCTATATGCAAATGTTTAGTGTTGCCAGCACCTGCTCAGAGTTCATGAAATCAAGCATTTTATGGAATACACCCAACAACCAACAAGAAAAGGGACTAGATGCTGGGCAAGAAAACAGTTCTAACTGCAATTTTACCTCTCGAGATGGTAGTCTTTCTCCAGTGTCTTCAGAATGCAGTGTGGTAGAAAGGACCATTCCTGTCTCCCGAGAGTCCCGGAGAAAGCGTAAAAGCTACATAGTTATGTCTCCTGAAAGTCCACTTAAGGGTAGCACACAGACAAGTTCTCCCCAAGTGCTAAATTCTTCAGCTTCCTATTCAGAGCCTAGAAACCAACCCGTTGACTCTTCCTTAGCTTTTCCCTGGACTTTTCCATTTGGAATTGATCGAAGGCTTCAGTCAGAGAAGGTTAAGCAGGTAGAAAATCCCAGGACCTTAGAACTACCAGGCCCATCTGAGGCAGCTAGAAGAATGACTGATTATGTGACATGTGAGAGCACAAAGGCTAATTTGCCTCTGGTTACTGAAGAGGATGTACGGGTCAAAgtggaaaggttaagtgatgaGGAAGTTCATGAGGAAGTGTCCCAGCCTGTCAGTGCATCTCAGAGTTCCCTGAGTGATCAGCAGACAGTGCCAGGAAGTGAGCAAGTTCAGGAGGATCTTCTAATTAGTCCCCAGTCGTCTTCTATAG gcTCAGTGGATGAAGGAGTCACTGAAGGACTACCAACACTTCAAAGTACCTCTGGCACTAATACTCATGCAGATGATGAAGATCG attGGAAAATGTTCAGTATCCCTACCAACTCTACATTGCTCCTTCTACCAGCAGCACAGAGCGACCAAGTCCAAATGGTCCAGATAGGCCTTTTCAGTGTCCAACTTGTGGGGTCCGATTCACCCGCATTCAGAACCTTAAGCAGCACATGCTCATCCACTCAG GCATTAAACCATTTCAGTGTGACCGCTGTGGGAAAAAGTTCACCCGGGCTTACTCGTTAAAGATGCATCGCCTAAAGCACGAAGGTAAACGCTGTTTCCGGTGCCAGATATGTAGTGCCACTTTCACTTCCTTCGGGGAATATAAACACCACATGCGGGTTTCTCGGCACATTATCCGCAAGCCTCGGATTTACGAGTGCAAAACTTGTGGCGCCATGTTCACCAACTCTGGAAATTTAATCGTTCACCTGAGGAGTCTGAACCATGAAGCGTCAGAGCTAGCAAACTACTTCCAGAGCAG TGATTTCCTAGTACCGGACTACTTAAACCAGGAGCAAGAGGAGACCCTTGTTCAGTACGAGCTTGGAGAACACAGTTTTGAAAGCAATTCGTCTGTCCAAATGCCTGTCATTTCACAGGTCTCGTCAACTCAGAATTGTGAAAGCACTTTTCCCTTGGGGTCTCTTGGTGGTCTgacagaaaaggaggaagaagtgcCAGAGCAGCCAAAGACCAGTGCCAGTACTGAGACAATTAGAGATGACCCCCCAAAATTGGAACTATCTTCTATTACTATTGAATAA
- the ZBTB44 gene encoding zinc finger and BTB domain-containing protein 44 isoform X2, producing the protein MGVKTFTHSSPSHSQEMLGKLNMLRNDGHFCDITIRVQDKIFRAHKVVLAACSDFFRTKLVGQAEDDSKNVLDLHHVTVTGFIPLLEYAYTATLSINTENIIDVLAAASYMQMFSVASTCSEFMKSSILWNTPNNQQEKGLDAGQENSSNCNFTSRDGSLSPVSSECSVVERTIPVSRESRRKRKSYIVMSPESPLKGSTQTSSPQVLNSSASYSEPRNQPVDSSLAFPWTFPFGIDRRLQSEKVKQVENPRTLELPGPSEAARRMTDYVTCESTKANLPLVTEEDVRVKVERLSDEEVHEEVSQPVSASQSSLSDQQTVPGSEQVQEDLLISPQSSSIGSVDEGVTEGLPTLQSTSGTNTHADDEDRSTERPSPNGPDRPFQCPTCGVRFTRIQNLKQHMLIHSGIKPFQCDRCGKKFTRAYSLKMHRLKHEGKRCFRCQICSATFTSFGEYKHHMRVSRHIIRKPRIYECKTCGAMFTNSGNLIVHLRSLNHEASELANYFQSSDFLVPDYLNQEQEETLVQYELGEHSFESNSSVQMPVISQVSSTQNCESTFPLGSLGGLTEKEEEVPEQPKTSASTETIRDDPPKLELSSITIE; encoded by the exons atgggTGTGAAAACATTTACTCATAGTTCCCCTTCCCACAGCCAGGAGATGCTTGGAAAGCTAAATATGCTTCGAAATGATGGACATTTCTGTGATATCACTATTCGTGTCCAGGACAAAATCTTTCGGGCACACAAGGTGGTACTGGCAGCTTGCAGTGATTTCTTTCGCACCAAACTTGTTGGCCAAGCAGAGGATGACAGCAAGAATGTATTGGATTTGCATCATGTGACAGTCACTGGATTTATACCCCTTTTGGAGTATGCTTACACAGCAACTCTGTCAATTAATACAGAAAATATTATTGATGTCCTGGCTGCAGCCAGCTATATGCAAATGTTTAGTGTTGCCAGCACCTGCTCAGAGTTCATGAAATCAAGCATTTTATGGAATACACCCAACAACCAACAAGAAAAGGGACTAGATGCTGGGCAAGAAAACAGTTCTAACTGCAATTTTACCTCTCGAGATGGTAGTCTTTCTCCAGTGTCTTCAGAATGCAGTGTGGTAGAAAGGACCATTCCTGTCTCCCGAGAGTCCCGGAGAAAGCGTAAAAGCTACATAGTTATGTCTCCTGAAAGTCCACTTAAGGGTAGCACACAGACAAGTTCTCCCCAAGTGCTAAATTCTTCAGCTTCCTATTCAGAGCCTAGAAACCAACCCGTTGACTCTTCCTTAGCTTTTCCCTGGACTTTTCCATTTGGAATTGATCGAAGGCTTCAGTCAGAGAAGGTTAAGCAGGTAGAAAATCCCAGGACCTTAGAACTACCAGGCCCATCTGAGGCAGCTAGAAGAATGACTGATTATGTGACATGTGAGAGCACAAAGGCTAATTTGCCTCTGGTTACTGAAGAGGATGTACGGGTCAAAgtggaaaggttaagtgatgaGGAAGTTCATGAGGAAGTGTCCCAGCCTGTCAGTGCATCTCAGAGTTCCCTGAGTGATCAGCAGACAGTGCCAGGAAGTGAGCAAGTTCAGGAGGATCTTCTAATTAGTCCCCAGTCGTCTTCTATAG gcTCAGTGGATGAAGGAGTCACTGAAGGACTACCAACACTTCAAAGTACCTCTGGCACTAATACTCATGCAGATGATGAAGATCG CAGCACAGAGCGACCAAGTCCAAATGGTCCAGATAGGCCTTTTCAGTGTCCAACTTGTGGGGTCCGATTCACCCGCATTCAGAACCTTAAGCAGCACATGCTCATCCACTCAG GCATTAAACCATTTCAGTGTGACCGCTGTGGGAAAAAGTTCACCCGGGCTTACTCGTTAAAGATGCATCGCCTAAAGCACGAAGGTAAACGCTGTTTCCGGTGCCAGATATGTAGTGCCACTTTCACTTCCTTCGGGGAATATAAACACCACATGCGGGTTTCTCGGCACATTATCCGCAAGCCTCGGATTTACGAGTGCAAAACTTGTGGCGCCATGTTCACCAACTCTGGAAATTTAATCGTTCACCTGAGGAGTCTGAACCATGAAGCGTCAGAGCTAGCAAACTACTTCCAGAGCAG TGATTTCCTAGTACCGGACTACTTAAACCAGGAGCAAGAGGAGACCCTTGTTCAGTACGAGCTTGGAGAACACAGTTTTGAAAGCAATTCGTCTGTCCAAATGCCTGTCATTTCACAGGTCTCGTCAACTCAGAATTGTGAAAGCACTTTTCCCTTGGGGTCTCTTGGTGGTCTgacagaaaaggaggaagaagtgcCAGAGCAGCCAAAGACCAGTGCCAGTACTGAGACAATTAGAGATGACCCCCCAAAATTGGAACTATCTTCTATTACTATTGAATAA
- the ZBTB44 gene encoding zinc finger and BTB domain-containing protein 44 isoform X5, whose translation MLIHSGIKPFQCDRCGKKFTRAYSLKMHRLKHEGKRCFRCQICSATFTSFGEYKHHMRVSRHIIRKPRIYECKTCGAMFTNSGNLIVHLRSLNHEASELANYFQSSDFLVPDYLNQEQEETLVQYELGEHSFESNSSVQMPVISQVSSTQNCESTFPLGSLGGLTEKEEEVPEQPKTSASTETIRDDPPKLELSSITIE comes from the exons ATGCTCATCCACTCAG GCATTAAACCATTTCAGTGTGACCGCTGTGGGAAAAAGTTCACCCGGGCTTACTCGTTAAAGATGCATCGCCTAAAGCACGAAGGTAAACGCTGTTTCCGGTGCCAGATATGTAGTGCCACTTTCACTTCCTTCGGGGAATATAAACACCACATGCGGGTTTCTCGGCACATTATCCGCAAGCCTCGGATTTACGAGTGCAAAACTTGTGGCGCCATGTTCACCAACTCTGGAAATTTAATCGTTCACCTGAGGAGTCTGAACCATGAAGCGTCAGAGCTAGCAAACTACTTCCAGAGCAG TGATTTCCTAGTACCGGACTACTTAAACCAGGAGCAAGAGGAGACCCTTGTTCAGTACGAGCTTGGAGAACACAGTTTTGAAAGCAATTCGTCTGTCCAAATGCCTGTCATTTCACAGGTCTCGTCAACTCAGAATTGTGAAAGCACTTTTCCCTTGGGGTCTCTTGGTGGTCTgacagaaaaggaggaagaagtgcCAGAGCAGCCAAAGACCAGTGCCAGTACTGAGACAATTAGAGATGACCCCCCAAAATTGGAACTATCTTCTATTACTATTGAATAA
- the ZBTB44 gene encoding zinc finger and BTB domain-containing protein 44 isoform X4 has protein sequence MGVKTFTHSSPSHSQEMLGKLNMLRNDGHFCDITIRVQDKIFRAHKVVLAACSDFFRTKLVGQAEDDSKNVLDLHHVTVTGFIPLLEYAYTATLSINTENIIDVLAAASYMQMFSVASTCSEFMKSSILWNTPNNQQEKGLDAGQENSSNCNFTSRDGSLSPVSSECSVVERTIPVSRESRRKRKSYIVMSPESPLKGSTQTSSPQVLNSSASYSEPRNQPVDSSLAFPWTFPFGIDRRLQSEKVKQVENPRTLELPGPSEAARRMTDYVTCESTKANLPLVTEEDVRVKVERLSDEEVHEEVSQPVSASQSSLSDQQTVPGSEQVQEDLLISPQSSSIGSVDEGVTEGLPTLQSTSGTNTHADDEDRLENVQYPYQLYIAPSTSSTERPSPNGPDRPFQCPTCGVRFTRIQNLKQHMLIHSGIKPFQCDRCGKKFTRAYSLKMHRLKHEVIS, from the exons atgggTGTGAAAACATTTACTCATAGTTCCCCTTCCCACAGCCAGGAGATGCTTGGAAAGCTAAATATGCTTCGAAATGATGGACATTTCTGTGATATCACTATTCGTGTCCAGGACAAAATCTTTCGGGCACACAAGGTGGTACTGGCAGCTTGCAGTGATTTCTTTCGCACCAAACTTGTTGGCCAAGCAGAGGATGACAGCAAGAATGTATTGGATTTGCATCATGTGACAGTCACTGGATTTATACCCCTTTTGGAGTATGCTTACACAGCAACTCTGTCAATTAATACAGAAAATATTATTGATGTCCTGGCTGCAGCCAGCTATATGCAAATGTTTAGTGTTGCCAGCACCTGCTCAGAGTTCATGAAATCAAGCATTTTATGGAATACACCCAACAACCAACAAGAAAAGGGACTAGATGCTGGGCAAGAAAACAGTTCTAACTGCAATTTTACCTCTCGAGATGGTAGTCTTTCTCCAGTGTCTTCAGAATGCAGTGTGGTAGAAAGGACCATTCCTGTCTCCCGAGAGTCCCGGAGAAAGCGTAAAAGCTACATAGTTATGTCTCCTGAAAGTCCACTTAAGGGTAGCACACAGACAAGTTCTCCCCAAGTGCTAAATTCTTCAGCTTCCTATTCAGAGCCTAGAAACCAACCCGTTGACTCTTCCTTAGCTTTTCCCTGGACTTTTCCATTTGGAATTGATCGAAGGCTTCAGTCAGAGAAGGTTAAGCAGGTAGAAAATCCCAGGACCTTAGAACTACCAGGCCCATCTGAGGCAGCTAGAAGAATGACTGATTATGTGACATGTGAGAGCACAAAGGCTAATTTGCCTCTGGTTACTGAAGAGGATGTACGGGTCAAAgtggaaaggttaagtgatgaGGAAGTTCATGAGGAAGTGTCCCAGCCTGTCAGTGCATCTCAGAGTTCCCTGAGTGATCAGCAGACAGTGCCAGGAAGTGAGCAAGTTCAGGAGGATCTTCTAATTAGTCCCCAGTCGTCTTCTATAG gcTCAGTGGATGAAGGAGTCACTGAAGGACTACCAACACTTCAAAGTACCTCTGGCACTAATACTCATGCAGATGATGAAGATCG attGGAAAATGTTCAGTATCCCTACCAACTCTACATTGCTCCTTCTACCAGCAGCACAGAGCGACCAAGTCCAAATGGTCCAGATAGGCCTTTTCAGTGTCCAACTTGTGGGGTCCGATTCACCCGCATTCAGAACCTTAAGCAGCACATGCTCATCCACTCAG GCATTAAACCATTTCAGTGTGACCGCTGTGGGAAAAAGTTCACCCGGGCTTACTCGTTAAAGATGCATCGCCTAAAGCACGAAG TGATTTCCTAG